One part of the Longimicrobium sp. genome encodes these proteins:
- a CDS encoding LytR C-terminal domain-containing protein yields MSRSKAKRKPAGGRLQTFGIFATLVLVAVLIGSLVAGVMKGRSRAALPTAVADSPAAATAADAVPAGRVRVQVLNASGRPGLAREATRVLRDRGFDVKEFGNGQGFPPDSSVVLDRVGRIEVARQVADAVGIRRVTVRPDSNLYLDATVVLGRDWRAPKAPGSHTETQRN; encoded by the coding sequence ATGAGCAGGTCGAAAGCGAAGCGTAAGCCGGCGGGCGGCCGGCTCCAGACGTTCGGAATTTTCGCGACGCTCGTGCTGGTCGCGGTGCTCATCGGCTCGCTCGTCGCGGGGGTGATGAAAGGCCGCTCACGTGCAGCCCTCCCCACCGCCGTCGCCGATTCCCCCGCCGCCGCGACCGCCGCGGACGCGGTGCCGGCGGGGCGCGTGCGCGTGCAGGTGCTCAACGCATCCGGCCGCCCCGGCCTGGCGCGCGAAGCCACCCGCGTCCTGCGCGACCGCGGCTTCGACGTCAAGGAGTTCGGCAACGGCCAGGGCTTCCCGCCCGACTCCTCCGTCGTCCTGGACCGCGTGGGCAGGATCGAGGTCGCTCGCCAGGTGGCCGACGCCGTGGGCATTCGCCGCGTCACCGTCCGCCCCGACTCCAACCTCTATCTCGATGCCACCGTGGTGCTCGGCAGGGACTGGCGCGCGCCCAAAGCTCCCGGATCTCACACAGAGACACAGAGGAACTGA
- a CDS encoding HD domain-containing protein, with translation MSAAGSTDAPLSPLVEAAARGELPEWARAGKKRRAHMERVAALMRQWAVALALPERDVKRWTATGWLHDVLREADPEDLRPEVPLLFRPLPGKLLHGPAAAVRLKDDLDPEMCEAIRFHTLGSPRFGRLGRALYLADFLEPGRTFDPEYTESLRARMPGDMDAIFREVVRLRWTHITGKGGTAHPETQALYEQVESEA, from the coding sequence ATGTCCGCCGCGGGTTCGACTGACGCCCCCCTCTCGCCCCTCGTGGAGGCCGCCGCCCGCGGCGAGCTCCCGGAGTGGGCGCGCGCGGGGAAGAAGCGGCGCGCCCACATGGAGCGGGTCGCCGCCCTGATGCGCCAGTGGGCCGTCGCGCTCGCCCTCCCCGAGCGCGACGTGAAGCGCTGGACGGCCACCGGGTGGCTCCACGACGTCCTGCGCGAGGCCGATCCGGAAGATCTGCGTCCCGAGGTGCCGCTCCTCTTCCGCCCGCTGCCGGGCAAGCTGCTGCACGGCCCGGCCGCCGCGGTGCGCCTCAAAGACGACCTGGACCCGGAGATGTGCGAGGCGATCCGCTTCCACACGCTGGGCTCGCCGCGCTTCGGCAGGCTGGGGCGGGCGCTGTACCTGGCGGACTTCCTGGAGCCGGGCCGCACCTTCGACCCGGAGTACACCGAGTCGCTGCGCGCGCGGATGCCCGGCGACATGGACGCCATCTTTCGCGAAGTGGTGCGCCTCCGCTGGACGCACATCACGGGAAAAGGCGGCACCGCCCACCCGGAAACGCAGGCCCTGTATGAGCAGGTCGAAAGCGAAGCGTAA
- the panD gene encoding aspartate 1-decarboxylase, with amino-acid sequence MLRTMCKSKIHRATVTGADLNYVGSITIDPVLMEAADLLEYEQVSVVNVNNGARFETYVIPGVEGEGEICLNGAAARLVHPGDKVIVISYAQYDEAEMARYRPRFIFVDEQNRISRDALRALPS; translated from the coding sequence ATGCTGCGCACCATGTGCAAGTCCAAGATCCACCGGGCGACCGTCACCGGCGCGGATCTCAACTACGTGGGGTCGATCACCATCGATCCCGTACTGATGGAAGCCGCGGACCTGCTGGAGTACGAGCAGGTCTCGGTGGTCAACGTCAACAACGGCGCCCGCTTCGAGACGTACGTCATCCCGGGCGTCGAGGGCGAGGGCGAGATCTGCCTGAACGGCGCCGCCGCGCGCCTGGTGCACCCGGGCGACAAGGTGATCGTCATCTCCTACGCGCAGTACGACGAGGCCGAGATGGCGCGCTACCGCCCGCGGTTCATCTTCGTGGACGAGCAGAACCGCATCTCGCGCGACGCGCTGCGGGCCCTGCCGTCCTGA
- the panC gene encoding pantoate--beta-alanine ligase has translation MTATLTVARTVAEVREAVREARAAGKTVALVPTMGYLHEGHLSLLDEASARADVVMMSIFVNPLQFGPAEDLDRYPRDLDRDLALAATRGTELVFAPSAAEMYPHGEPAVQVVPGRLAERLCGGSRPGHFGGVLTVVAKLFGIFQPDVAVFGQKDLQQATLIRRMVDDLDIPVRVEVAPIVREPDGLAMSSRNVYLSPPERESALALSRGLGRARALWDAGEADAATLRAALWKEMAVPGVEPEYAEVVDPRTLEGVERAVPGTVMAVAARVGRTRLIDNAILP, from the coding sequence ATGACGGCGACGCTGACCGTGGCCCGCACCGTGGCCGAGGTGCGCGAAGCCGTCCGCGAGGCGCGCGCGGCGGGGAAGACCGTCGCGCTCGTCCCCACCATGGGCTACCTGCACGAGGGGCACCTCTCGCTGCTGGACGAGGCGAGCGCGCGGGCGGACGTGGTGATGATGTCCATCTTCGTGAATCCCTTGCAGTTCGGGCCCGCCGAGGACCTGGACCGCTACCCGCGCGACCTGGATCGCGACCTGGCGCTGGCCGCCACGCGCGGAACGGAGCTCGTCTTCGCGCCGTCCGCCGCGGAGATGTACCCGCACGGCGAGCCCGCGGTGCAGGTGGTGCCGGGGCGGCTGGCCGAGCGGCTGTGCGGCGGGTCGCGGCCGGGGCACTTCGGCGGGGTGCTCACCGTGGTGGCCAAGCTGTTCGGCATCTTCCAGCCGGACGTGGCCGTCTTTGGGCAAAAGGATCTGCAGCAGGCCACCCTCATCCGCCGCATGGTGGACGACCTGGACATCCCGGTGCGGGTGGAGGTGGCCCCCATCGTCCGCGAGCCGGACGGCTTGGCGATGAGCTCGCGGAACGTGTATCTTTCCCCACCCGAGAGGGAGAGCGCGCTGGCGCTCTCGCGCGGGCTGGGGCGGGCCCGCGCGCTGTGGGACGCGGGGGAGGCGGACGCGGCCACGCTGCGCGCCGCCCTTTGGAAGGAGATGGCGGTGCCGGGCGTCGAACCCGAGTACGCGGAGGTGGTCGATCCGCGCACGCTGGAGGGGGTGGAGAGGGCGGTGCCGGGCACGGTGATGGCCGTGGCGGCCCGCGTGGGCAGGACGCGGCTGATCGACAACGCGATCCTGCCGTGA
- the panB gene encoding 3-methyl-2-oxobutanoate hydroxymethyltransferase: MSTQSGNGVRKVSVRDLREMKRRGDKIAVLTAYDFLFARVVDRAGVEVVLVGDSLGQVVLGLDSTLPVTLDDMIHHARAVRRGVERALLVVDLPFLTYHVSREDTLRNAGRVMRETEANAVKLEGGSPETAAMVRALVDAGIPVMGHLGFTPQSVNVTGVRVQGKGDEARERMLADARRLEEAGAFSVVLELVPRAVAEAITAELSIPTIGIGAGVGCDGQVLVLHDMLGINTEFQPRFLRRFAEIGDAAAAGVDAFVRAVKGGEYPAAEHTFE, from the coding sequence ATGTCCACGCAAAGCGGGAACGGCGTTCGGAAGGTCTCCGTGCGGGACCTCCGCGAGATGAAGCGCCGCGGCGACAAGATCGCCGTGCTCACCGCGTACGACTTCCTCTTCGCCCGGGTGGTGGATCGCGCGGGCGTGGAGGTCGTGCTGGTGGGGGATTCGCTGGGGCAGGTGGTGCTCGGGCTGGACAGCACCCTCCCGGTGACGCTGGACGACATGATCCACCACGCGCGCGCCGTGCGCCGCGGGGTGGAGCGCGCGCTGCTGGTGGTGGACCTCCCCTTCCTCACCTACCACGTCTCGCGCGAGGACACGCTGCGCAACGCGGGGCGGGTGATGCGCGAGACGGAGGCCAACGCCGTCAAGCTGGAGGGCGGCTCGCCCGAGACGGCGGCGATGGTGCGCGCGCTGGTGGATGCCGGGATCCCCGTGATGGGGCACCTGGGCTTCACCCCGCAGTCGGTGAACGTCACCGGCGTGCGCGTGCAGGGAAAGGGCGACGAGGCGCGCGAGCGCATGCTGGCCGACGCGCGCCGCCTGGAAGAGGCCGGCGCGTTCTCCGTCGTTCTGGAGTTGGTGCCGCGCGCCGTCGCGGAGGCGATCACGGCGGAGCTCAGCATCCCCACCATCGGCATCGGCGCCGGCGTGGGGTGCGACGGCCAGGTGCTGGTGCTGCACGACATGCTGGGGATCAACACGGAGTTCCAGCCCCGGTTCCTGCGCCGCTTCGCCGAGATCGGCGACGCCGCGGCGGCCGGGGTCGATGCGTTCGTCAGGGCGGTGAAGGGGGGCGAGTATCCCGCCGCGGAGCACACCTTCGAATGA